The region GAACTGTGAAGAATGGTTTTCTATTTTATAGTGAACCTCAAGTGGATTACCCTGCAAAAACTTTAATTGGCAGACTTTGTTGTATGGCACATTGCCATAATTTGAACAATCTGTACtttttttgtaatcaaaaaaatgtttgggCCTCATGTTAATGATGCAAATAGGCTTCTTTCTATCGTTCTTTAGCAAAAGTTTTGTGACTGGAAGTGGGGACCATATATCTTGTACTCGCATAAATTTCTCGCTACGGGAATGAATGTTGTCAACAACCTGTATACAGGAATGCCCGGGTAAAGaatatttcattgtaatttGTTTAATGTGTTGATGCTTCTGTAAGAAATTGGCTACAACTAAGGAAATTAAACTGTTCCTATTTTGAGGAACACAGCTGTCACTCCAGGTTATTATTTCCGTTATGTTGGGattgtttgaaacaatttttcaaagaatttgcATTAATGCTCTTGCCAAGTCATTGCCTGATCTTCAACATGTAGTTTCTGGCCAAACAGCGCAATAACATTGCTTGTCATAGGAATTATATGCAGTTAAGTTATATACATTCATTTTTTGCTTGTAAAAGAGGACAGAAACCTCTAATTTGgtaaatttataacattttgtaAATCAAAACAGACGACAGCACAGTTCAAATCTGTATTTTTACCATCCTGTTCTCGCTCTGTTCTCATTATATTTACCTTTAAAATGTGCTGCCTATTTGAAAATTCCAGTTCTTCACTCATTCTATTTTCCCGTTGGGCAATTTTATACTCTTCACTTTTTGGTTTGAGAAAATCTAGATTATATTCATAGTTAAAAATGTGTCTGTACAACGAAACACTTTGTGGaggaaattgtttttctaaacAAGATTCAACATATAAGTCaacattttgttaatattttttatttcttccctTTGCTCaggtgaaaaattttttctacactGAAATCTGCAGCTTTCAGggcaatatttattttcgtcaATCTTTTTTCCAGGTTTTAATTCCCCTTTGGTGTTTATATAGCTTTCCCCCTTTTGATACTTTTCTTTTCTTTAGTTACTTTTCCGAAgtctaatatttctttttcgCTTACGAGTCCTGGTCTTCGCCTTCATTGGGGTTTTTTCTTCTGATGATTGAGATGTTTCAGAATCAGTATAATTGACAATACGTTTATCAGCACAATAAGTGTTATTGTCGTCCTGATCAGTtctacaaagaaaaaatgtaaaaaatattctagtaCTGATTTCAATATTCCATACTTGACTATCGAGCCATGATCCTCTGGTATTGGAACATTCTTATTTACTAAGTTTGAGGCCTCCCCAATCTCCGGAAAAAGTCTGCCATAATTTACAAACATTAAACAAAaggaagttttttttctaaaattttatttttgtcaaaaactattGTACCTTCTTACTCCTGCTACACCCTTTGCTTTTAGGTGAGAAAGAGATTCTTCATGCTCTGAATATTCGCTCTCCAAGCTGCTGTTGCTTGACTGCAATAAGTTTCTAAAAACATTGAGGTTAAAAATCTGTAAATATACAGATTCATAAACAAACCGTTTTTCAACTTCATAGTCTGGCACATATTCTGATCCAGAGCTTGAAAAGTCTTCAAAAGACCCTTCTTCTGAAGTACATGACATATTATACCGCGTAAAATAGGCACCAACAGGCACAAACTTTGAACTTGACACATAAACGATTACTTGGTTGTCGCTTGGAACCCTATGATTCTTAATAATGACGTTGACTGGCGTTTGGAATTATCTTGACAATTAAATATTGGCGCCATCTTTGAGAATGGGCTCAAAGTTTGTATAGCAAACGATGCAGGTTTCTATGGATcttattttcttacaaaaaaaagtaatttataataaatgtcgCTTGGAACCTCTGGTTCTCAACCCACGAATTGTCAAACTAAATGTTCGTCAAACATATGTGCTTGTTTTAAGAATGAAAGATTGTGGAATTCGCGGTGCCATCATAGTACTACCTGCTGTAATAAATAGTTGATCAAAAAGTTAGTGTGACATGTATTGTATTATACAACTTGTAAATAGTATATTATCTTGACGTAATAGTTTGTGGCTGTTTGCAAAGCTTCTTGAACACATGATTTCACGAGCTTCGTATCAAATTCCCATACACATCgataaataaacaaagtaaCAAACAAACTTGTTTCTAAAGATACAtctttaataaatatgtaattgtgatgaaaaaatataagtcAATGAAATATTGCAAATTGTTTTAACTGCTACACTGAGTGGAAAATAATTCAtcgatttgaatattttttcgacattgtgatatttttcaattgacaaATCACTTAATTACAACTAACACCATTTCTCAGTTATTGTAATGTATCCcacattaaatattaaatttgttccaataagcATAGGCAACCCTTATTACTTCTTCTTAATACGATAGTTCGAATATTTAACGCGGGGGTTtaagagttattttttattatatgcaTGTACGGTTTCCTTATTGCAATAGGAGCTCGCCTACTCACTTCTATTCGAATCGTTGAACTGTTAACATCGATTACACTGTTGTCAGATTGAACCcattgtaatattaattttcgaattgttttttttaattaataaagtttcGCGCACGTGGCACGTGGCACGTGGCTATCGTCGGCATGGCACAAAAAAATCCTTCTACTCCTGCCACATATTCAGCCATTGGTAAGCTAAGAGAGTTTTCGTCCAAAGACTCTGATTGGTCGTTCAGCCATTGGTAAGCTAAGAGAGTTTTCGTCCAAAGACTCTGATTGGTCGATTTTTAGCGCCAGGCTAGAGcaatattttattgcaaacGGCATTACGGATTCAGAAGTAAAACGTGCTCTTCTGCTGAATGCATGCGACGAAGATGCCTACAGATTGATTTATAGCCTGTGCGTTCCAAATAAGTCCGAAACGAAGACCTACAAGGACTTAATTAAGCATTTcgacaaacattttaaaacaacaaCCAGTGCCTTTGCAGCACGCCAGAAGTTTTATGAAGCCACGAAGAGTCGTGCTGAAACGGTCGCTGAATGGGCCGCAAGATTATGTAACCTGGCTTCGAAATGTGATTTCGGAACTGAATTAGAAGCGTTGCTCAGAGACAAGTTCATCATGGGGATGGATAATACCAAGGTCCTAGAGAGACTATTTGAAGAAAAGGTGACAATTTCCCTCGACAGAGCAATGGAGATAGCCAGTATTGTAAGAAATCAACATGACGTAACCgtgaaagaagaaattttctatcaaGACCATGTGCATCAACGAGGAAGAAGAGGATTTGGCAACAGGGGGTCGGCGCCGCCGCAGCGAAGACCACGTCAGTTTCCTGTACCACAAAATGGAAACTACCGACAGCAGCTCAAGTTTGAGCGGAGCTCGCAAGATGGAGCCGGCCCAAGTCGACGCCAACCTGTCAACGCGTCAAATGTCAATCAGGTCAGCTGCCAGGTCTGCGGAAAAACAGGACATAACAAAGATAagtgtgtttttaaaaattattttaatttttgtaatgaaaaaggCCACTTAGCCAATATTTGCCAGAAAAAACTTAAGAggggtaattattttttagataataataattctgaTTTATCATCTGATGATAAAAATAGTAAGTTAGAccacatttttaatttatctgcttcaaatgatgaaatcacaattgaaataacaataaacaagcAACTGTTTACTTTTCAATTGGACACAGGGGCCTCGGTCTCTGTAATTTCTgaacaatttagagaaaaacatttgaataagTTCATTGTTTATCGAACCAGCAAAACTTTGGCAAGTTATGATGGTTCAACTATTCATCCTTTGGGATTTATTGAGGTAGAAGTGacctttaatttaaaaacagaaacaatACGGTTGTATATAATTTCTATTGGGGTTATTGGGtagagattttttcaatttatttaaactaagtGTAAATagcattaataatttaattgataaaaatgaaaacttactACAAATTGAGGATTTAATTAATGTAATCAAGATAACgaaaatgttatcaaagaagtATTCTAAAGTATTTTCTCCTTCCTTAGGTAAATTTAATAGAGGTACTCTGCGACTGAATATGCAAGAGGGAGCCAAGCCCAAGTTTTGCAAAGCCCGTCCCATTCCTTTTGCCTTATGCCGAGGAGTTGAGGCGGAACTAGACCGACTTGTCACTGAAAACATCTTGAGCCGAGTATCATACAGCAGTTGGGCAACACTCCCAGTACCAGTAGCTAAGAAAAATGGAACCATCAGAATTTGTGGTGACTATAAAATTACTCTTAATCCTGTATTGTTAATTGATAAATACCCATTGCCCCGTTTTgagtaattattttctaaactaCAAGGCGGAGttgagttttcaaaaattgatcttTCTCAAGCATAGCAGGTTTAGATGgggttgtttgttttttagatgACATTTTAATTACTGGAAAAAACAGgggttttcatttaaaaaaggTTGAAAAAGTTTTCGATAGGTTACAAAAAAGTGGTCTTACGGTAGCATTAGACAAatgtgaatttttcaaaaactcagtACATTATTTGGGTTACACAATTGATAAATACGGATTGCATACAAGTGAAGATAAAGTTAGAGCGATTGTTGAAGCTCCAGTACctcaaaatattactcaacTTAGATCATTTTTGGGGTTTGtgagtttttataataaatttatacctAACGCGGTCTCAGTACTTCAGCCTTTgtacaatttattgaagaaaaatgttgagTTTATTTGGTCTGAACAATGTACAATggcatataataaaattaaaaatataattagctCTGCTCCCAGTTTGGAGCATTATGACCCAAATTTACCAGTAAAGTTAACTGTTGATAGTTCTTATTATGGTGTTGGAACTATGATTTTACATGCCATTAATAATGTAGAAAAACCCATTAGTTTTGCATCTTTAACACTTTCTAGTagtcaacaaaaatattctcaagTAGAAAAAGAAGCTTTAGCCATTGTTTTTGGTGTGAAGAAGTTTTATCAGTATCTGTATGGTGGGAGATTCACGATAAAAACTGATGCCAAAtgtttaataactttatttggaaataagaaAGGCATTCCACCACTTACCACTAATAGATTGCAACGTTGGGCTCTAAtactttctaattttgtttttgatgtggAGTATGTGCAATCAAAAGATAATACGGCTGACTATTTTTTTCGTTTACCCTTAGGGGAAGAATTAAAAGAGTTTGAGATTGAGAGTTCTTACTTAAACTTTATTGCCTCAAATACTGATTTGACGATTTGTTTGGGAACAGATCAAGACGGAAACTCAACATGATAAAATGTTATcacaaatttgtaaatatgttaaTATGGGGTGGCCTAAAAAGATACCACAGTTATGTAAACCATgtcttaattataaaaacaattttagtgtTATCAATGGTTGTTTGACGCTGGGCCACAAAGTCGTAATTCCttgtaatttaaaaagaaatattttaaaacaactaCATTCTCCTCATTTTGGAATGGTCAAAACTAAAAGCTTGGCTCGTTCTTATGTATGGTGGCCGCAAATTAGTTatgatattgaaaatgtaattaaatcttgcgaatattgtttaaaaactaAAAGTGATCCTCCCAAAACACCATTTAAAAAATGGGATTTTCCTGATAGACCATGGGAAagaattcatattaattttttaggtccaattcttgataaatatattttagtgttAGTTGATGCTCATACAAAATAGCTAGAAGCTGTTGTCACTTCAAATACTAAATCTAGtgcaacaataaatattttaagggATATTTTTTCTAGATTTGGCTTACCTTTTGCTTTAGTTTCTGACAACGCTACTACTTTTAAATCTAATGAATTCCAAACATTTTTGAGTAAAAACAACATAGAATTTAGAGAAATTGCACCTTTTCATCCAGCATCTAATGGTCAAGCTGAAAATGCGGTTAAAACAGTTAAACAAGCACTACTTAAGATTTTAAAAAGGAGTTCATTGTCAGAACTTAACcgtaatttaaacaattttcttttatcttaTCGAATTACACCACACTGTTCTACAGGAAAATCTCCAGCCAATTTAATgtttcaaagaaacatttttggaataacaatgtaaatatgGTAAATCATACAGCTATTGATGTAACAGTTTTtagtatttgtaaacaaaatgtaaaagtagatcttaatcaaatatctaaaagtcaggacaatcaatgtaaatatttcaaaggtaGTAGAAATAAGTCTTCTTGGGTAAAGGGAATAATTCATAAGAAGGTAGgttcaaaaacttattttgtatttataccTAGTCCAGATAAAACATGGAGGAGGcacataaatcaaatttttcagattttgaattttcagttGACGTACAATCTTCTGACCATAACATGTGTAATGAACCTACCAAAAATATCAGtccaataaatgaaaacaaaaattgtcaaGTATCTGATGAAGATAATAATTGTAAATCTGCTGAACCTGTTACATCTAATTTAATACCTGATGTCTGTACTCCAAGAAGAAGTAAGAGGAAacttaaatcaataaaatacttttaagtaattaatttattttatttttagtttttgtttttttttttttagggAGGGAAAGGGTAATGTATCCcacattaaatattaaatttgttccaataagcATAGGCAACCCTTATTACTTCTTCTTAATacgatatttcgaatatttaacgCAGGCGTTtaagagttattttttattgtatgcaTGTAGTATATACTGCAGTAGGAGCTCGCCTGCTCTCTTCTATTATACACTTATTACAATTAGAATCTTTGGAAAACAGACAGCTTAACTTTTACTCCAGAATTGCCTTCCTTATAAACTAAGATCATTACTATGAtctcatataattttttaaaggcTATATCTGCGTGACTTCCAATCCAATTTTCATAGTAATCGAAATCTGAACCCTCCACATCAACTCCTACCCTACATTCCGAATTTAACCCGATCACGATTTGTCCGATCAACCAGTGTCCTATTAACTGAGGCACCAATTGTTATTAAAAGTGTGCTTGAACAAAAAagtaaacattaaaaaagttcCGTTTCAGAAGtaagaacctaacctaaccataaaaTCAAACTGGACAAATTGAAAATCTCATGAACCTACGGTTCATATCCAACCAATAAAATCCCAAATTTCTACGGgactattattttatcaaaatctctttcagtaatttttagaagaaaagtAGAAACTGAATTTCCggaaaaaattcagttttgttcataattacccaataatttttgattttgccCTTCTGATACTCGTTTATTTGTATCTCGTATCTTGATCTAAAATAACTTCATGTATTGACAATGTTTATTTGCAGTTTTGTATATGAgagaagtttttatttttgtaatgtgATCGTAATTGCATAAGAATTCTGTAATCACTTCTCCAAAACTCTCACTTGTTAGTGgaaacaattaatgaaattgcTCATAGGGAATACCAAAGTACGTAGGTTGCAACAGTACAAAAAGAGAAATCTATAACAGTGcttaaaagaaaatgttatgtCTCGTATAAACAACTCCAATTACATGCCTACAATATTCATCTGATGAGCAATATTAATACAGATTCTGTTGTAAAATTAGCGCTGATGAAAGCTATTTTGACAACAATCTATTCAGCAGTCGAATGGTTGTGTGGATCAATCTATCACACAATCACAAAATTCCATTAATTATTCGTTAATCGTGAAGAAGTGTATGTTTCTTtgagttgaaaaaattgaaggagtTAAATTATTATCTGTATACCTTGTAAGAACTGGTATATCCATAATCAAAACGGGTAAGTACTTCTGCACggaaatttttcatcattccCAACAAAGACTACACACTATGGGACTAAAGATATCAGTTATGTTGATGCCCGCCTTGATGTAAAAAAGATGCATTACTTGTTTAAAGAAAAGTATCCTGATTTGGAtgtaaaatattagttttatcttaattattttcatgacAACTTTTTGTTAAGGTTTGGACGTCCGCAGATAGACACCTACATAAAATGTTATGAATGTGATGTAAAAATCAAGAGCTCCTCTCTTGGTGATGCAGCTAAAAGGGCTTCTCGTGCAGAGCCTACTGTTCAGAAAAGGAGAGCcaagaaattttacaataaacttCAAAAGGTCACAAAGTTGTGTGCGGAGCATGAAGACACCGTTgcaatttcatttgattttatgcAAAGCCCTCCACCCCCCGGCGATCCAGTTCAGGATATTTTTTACTCGAGGCAACTTTGGGTGAAttgttttggaataaaaaatctaaaaactggaaaatctGACATATTCCTGTACCATGAAGGCGTAGCCCATAAAGGAGCAAATGATATATGCAGCATGCTACTGAAACACATTGACACTAATATTCCATCAAGTGTAAAAAAAACTGTACCTTTTTTCTGCTGGTACCTGCGGACAGAATTTTCATTACTTTCCGGTTCGAGGGCTTCATATCTTCCAAACGATCGAGATTTTGGTGTTATGAAGAGGATGATACGTAAACATGATCGGATATACACACCTGATGAATATGAAGAATTGTGTGCTCAGTCTAGTAACAACTTTCACATCACCAAGCTACTCACCAGTGATTTTGATAGTTGGTGGAAGGAATATTACACAAAAAACCCAGTAGCCAGAGAATGCCGAGGGAGGAGTGTGCCAAAAGAAGCAAAATTCAAGTTTGCTCCCACCCGATATAAAGAGTTCCGCTATAACTCTGAAGAAAAGGGGATAATCACAGCATACATTTTCATTGAAGGATTACAAAAGCACAGCTATCAGCTGCTGAGACCTGCTTTACGTAACGTCGATTTGATTTTCCTTCAAGTATTGCAGCCTACCCATCAGGGAAAGTTCCAATCAACATAAAGAAAATggaagacatcaagaaaatgATTGTTCATATTCATGAAAACttcaaagttttttatgataaactaTTTACCTGGCCAACCAATGAACATGACAATGATACTATTGTCGAGAATGATCTATTTTAAGAGCGTTTCAGTTTGTTATATTCCTGTCTTATGACTTTACAATACTGTAACTTCATTTCtcatgtaatatgaaaaaatatacgtttataaattttttgtgaaattaattaaaattaatattattaactaaaatcgtaacaaaattaataacaaatacaaACTTTTAACGAATGATTATCTTTTACCAAGTTTCCTACTGTCTGTAAAAACAATTGAGTGCATAGACAGCATTAGTCAAAATCATAGTTTTAATTCTCCTGAGCCTAATTTATGTGGaaattaggtaattttttataacagcAACATAAAAGCATGTTATGACAAAGGAAAAAAAAgttctcaa is a window of Diorhabda sublineata isolate icDioSubl1.1 unplaced genomic scaffold, icDioSubl1.1 Dsub_200, whole genome shotgun sequence DNA encoding:
- the LOC130452139 gene encoding uncharacterized protein LOC130452139, whose product is MSCTSEEGSFEDFSSSGSEYVPDYEVEKRNLLQSSNSSLESEYSEHEESLSHLKAKGVAGVRRLFPEIGEASNLVNKNVPIPEDHGSIVKTDQDDNNTYCADKRIVNYTDSETSQSSEEKTPMKAKTRTRKRKRNIRLRKSN